Proteins found in one Nostoc sp. NIES-3756 genomic segment:
- a CDS encoding alkaline phosphatase D family protein, which yields MKFQPQLSLNRRQFLLRSAMTAGGIITTNLVAKSQVFAQAPGIITSDKARPGIPYGVATGDITNNSVVIWSRSDRPARMIVEYSNSESFSNVQRILGPSALENSDFTARLNLRNLPPNQQIFYRVLFQDLGDNNTYSAPVNGTFRTPPISGRDILFVWGGDTAGQGWGINPDFGGMKIYETMRQLKPDFFIHSGDNIYADGPIQAQVTLDNGTIWRNITTEEKSKVAETIKEFRGNYIYNLLDENVRRFNAEVPMLAQWDDHEVTNNWYPGEILTDTRYQVKDVNLLAQRGRQAFLEYMPIAYTTNNTDQARIYRSFNYGPSLDIFMLDERTYRGPNTPNRQPVACKETQMLGVTQVQWLKRQLLTSKATWKVIASDMPLGLIVRDGSTDFEAWANGDGPALGRELEIADLLRFIKHRNIKNVVWLTADVHYAAAHYYDPNKAQFQDFKPFWEFVAGPLNSGTFGPNQLENTFGPQLIFQSLPPGTRANRPPSEGLQFFGAVKIDASSKVMTVSLRNLAGDIVYSVDLPPEA from the coding sequence ATGAAATTCCAACCGCAATTAAGCCTAAATCGTCGCCAGTTTTTGCTACGTTCAGCGATGACAGCAGGTGGTATTATTACGACAAATTTAGTCGCAAAATCACAAGTTTTTGCCCAAGCCCCAGGAATTATCACCTCAGATAAAGCGCGTCCGGGAATACCTTATGGCGTAGCTACTGGAGATATTACAAATAATAGTGTAGTCATTTGGAGCCGGAGCGATCGCCCCGCCAGAATGATTGTAGAATATTCAAATAGCGAAAGCTTTAGCAATGTGCAACGTATTTTGGGGCCTAGTGCCTTAGAAAATAGCGACTTTACAGCCAGACTTAATTTAAGAAATCTCCCACCCAACCAACAAATATTTTATCGGGTGCTTTTCCAAGATTTAGGTGACAACAACACTTATAGCGCCCCTGTTAACGGCACTTTCCGCACTCCTCCCATCTCAGGACGAGATATATTATTTGTTTGGGGTGGTGATACAGCCGGGCAAGGATGGGGAATTAATCCTGATTTTGGTGGAATGAAAATTTATGAAACCATGCGTCAACTCAAGCCTGACTTTTTCATCCATTCTGGGGATAATATTTATGCCGATGGCCCAATTCAAGCACAAGTCACATTAGACAACGGCACAATTTGGCGTAATATCACTACAGAAGAAAAATCAAAAGTAGCCGAAACCATCAAAGAATTTCGTGGTAATTACATCTATAACTTGTTAGATGAAAATGTGAGGCGTTTTAACGCTGAAGTTCCCATGTTGGCTCAATGGGATGACCACGAAGTCACAAATAATTGGTATCCTGGTGAAATTCTTACTGACACCCGCTACCAAGTCAAGGACGTTAACTTATTAGCCCAAAGAGGCAGACAAGCCTTTTTGGAATATATGCCCATCGCATATACAACTAATAACACAGACCAAGCTAGAATTTATCGCTCCTTTAACTACGGCCCCTCACTAGACATTTTCATGCTAGATGAACGCACCTACCGAGGGCCGAATACACCCAACCGCCAGCCAGTAGCCTGCAAAGAAACACAAATGTTAGGTGTAACACAGGTACAATGGCTCAAAAGACAATTACTCACATCAAAAGCTACATGGAAAGTCATTGCTAGTGATATGCCCTTGGGGCTGATAGTCCGAGATGGTAGCACTGACTTTGAAGCTTGGGCTAACGGGGATGGCCCAGCTTTAGGTAGAGAATTAGAAATTGCAGATTTACTGCGATTTATCAAACATAGGAACATCAAAAATGTAGTGTGGCTAACTGCTGACGTGCATTATGCAGCCGCCCACTATTACGATCCTAACAAAGCCCAGTTCCAAGACTTCAAGCCCTTCTGGGAGTTTGTCGCCGGGCCTCTTAACTCTGGTACATTCGGGCCAAACCAATTAGAAAACACCTTCGGGCCACAACTGATATTTCAAAGCCTTCCCCCAGGTACAAGGGCAAATAGACCCCCCAGTGAAGGTTTGCAATTCTTTGGTGCAGTCAAAATTGATGCTTCATCCAAAGTGATGACAGTATCATTGCGAAACTTAGCAGGAGATATAGTTTACAGCGTAGATTTGCCACCAGAAGCCTAA
- a CDS encoding PEP-CTERM exosortase interaction domain-containing protein, whose translation MKLFSKLAIATATLTIGFATISTQTVSAAIVNYSFTVDSPTKKGQGFFSFDNETFSNDSIPEALVQSLTFQFDGDSTIYTEQDDLAYPFFPVVISTTYLTGKPTIGLSYSFYDKINPSDPLLYEIVGNNFTILSGTDNNTEIGFGSVAYSQVPEGASLSGVMLTFGLAYLLNKKSASRKRVKI comes from the coding sequence ATGAAATTATTTTCTAAATTAGCGATCGCAACTGCTACCCTAACAATAGGTTTTGCTACTATATCTACACAAACTGTATCTGCGGCAATTGTCAATTACTCTTTTACAGTTGATAGCCCTACTAAGAAAGGGCAAGGCTTTTTTAGTTTCGATAACGAAACTTTTAGTAATGACAGTATTCCTGAAGCTTTAGTTCAGTCACTCACGTTTCAATTTGATGGTGACTCTACCATTTACACAGAACAAGATGACCTTGCTTATCCATTCTTTCCTGTGGTCATTTCTACTACATACTTAACAGGAAAGCCAACTATAGGATTAAGCTACTCCTTCTACGACAAAATTAATCCTTCAGACCCCCTGCTTTACGAAATCGTTGGTAATAATTTTACAATTCTTTCTGGAACTGATAATAATACAGAAATTGGCTTTGGTAGCGTTGCTTATTCCCAAGTACCCGAAGGAGCAAGCTTAAGTGGAGTTATGTTAACTTTCGGTCTGGCTTACCTTTTGAACAAAAAATCAGCATCAAGGAAAAGAGTAAAAATTTAA